A region of Haliotis asinina isolate JCU_RB_2024 chromosome 9, JCU_Hal_asi_v2, whole genome shotgun sequence DNA encodes the following proteins:
- the LOC137296366 gene encoding transmembrane protein 121B-like, which produces MWLGDCFVRCCGALNGIPARIFCISLLLAQGSTLDYFMVKYQTEASWAWIAFDLVNVSIFIASFIISRRHLARQKAGDEQNKTFTMGWLAWLVYSVSLVARMAIACNKFSFRLSEDTFFGPNTLKTSLALASCVFILLLTSHHDAPPASERRRYIEELTGTVVFDVLDTVDVLDVMFDKSSRDLFLPGLQEAVLAVAGLNLIIPTVPLITLSLTNFGYKKMPKRLVALHKLLVVLVVNVPNLLVRLVLWHGFGVGISPFMLKNLILICIAMCDFYEHEKMKYDEHAEGTEMRNKDLLLATNPAAVNGHSDIT; this is translated from the coding sequence ATGTGGCTTGGGGATTGTTTTGTGAGATGTTGTGGAGCCTTGAATGGCATCCCAGCCCGCATCTTTTGCATTTCGCTTCTACTCGCACAAGGAAGTACTCTGGATTATTTCATGGTCAAATATCAAACCGAGGCCAGCTGGGCATGGATAGCGTTCGACCTCGTCAACGTCAGCATCTTCATCGCCTCCTTCATCATATCACGACGACACCTTGCACGACAGAAAGCCGGGGACGAGCAAAATAAAACGTTCACAATGGGTTGGTTAGCGTGGCTTGTGTACTCTGTAAGCCTAGTAGCAAGGATGGCTATAGCTTGCAACAAATTCTCCTTCAGGTTAAGCGAAGACACATTCTTTGGCCCCAATACATTAAAGACGTCCCTAGCCTTGGCGTCGTGTGTCTTCATCTTGCTCTTGACGTCTCACCATGACGCTCCTCCTGCTAGTGAACGCAGGCGATATATTGAAGAACTAACGGGAACCGTTGTCTTTGACGTCTTGGACACTGTGGATGTGTTAGATGTGATGTTCGACAAGTCATCAAGGGACTTGTTCCTTCCAGGACTTCAGGAAGCTGTGTTAGCGGTGGCAGGTCTCAATCTCATTATTCCAACAGTGCCCTTGATCACACTCAGTCTGACCAACTTTGGGTACAAGAAGATGCCGAAACGTCTTGTGGCACTACACAAGTTGCTTGTGGTGCTGGTGGTGAATGTTCCCAATCTGCTGGTTCGTTTAGTTCTCTGGCATGGCTTCGGTGTTGGAATCTCCCCCTTTATGTTAAAAAATCTGATCCTCATCTGCATCGCCATGTGCGATTTCTACGAACACGAGAAGATGAAATATGACGAACACGCTGAGGGGACAGAAATGAGAAACAAAGATTTGCTGCTCGCTACCAATCCTGCTGCGGTCAATGGACACAGTGATATAACGTAA